In Brevinematales bacterium, the genomic window AATAATATTCTTGTGAACAATTCAATCAACCCGGATCTGAGAACATACAAAAAGGCCCAGATAAATATTTTATCGATACCGGGCAAAGTAATCAAGAAATTTATTATTGACAGGGTAAAATCGCAATGACCGGCTAGGGACGCAGGGTATAAAATTTTTCAGCCGCCGGCACGGGAATCCCCATCTCCCTTCCCATCCTGATAATCGTTCCGCCGAACAGGTCGCCCTCGTTATGCCCGCCGCGTTCGATATCCCGCTGGAACGACGTTTTTGTGCCGGGCGGGAATTTCGCCGCTTTATCGAGCGACTGTTCCGCGGCGCCGTGCGGGAGATTTACCCCGCGTTTCCGCGCAATCGTCTCGATTTCGGACATTATCTCCATTACGGAATCCCGCATCGCGGTATCGGCGTAGACCTCGTCGAGCGTTTTTCCGTATGCGGCGGTTACCATCCCGTAAGCGGAAATAAAGATATACTTCATCCAGATCGGGGGGTGGGGGTCGGTATGGTATTCGCAGAGGATACCCGCGTTATCGAACATCGCGGTAATCGGCGAGGGATCGAAGCCGTCCATTCCCGGGCCGGGGCCGAACAGGATTTTTCCGTCACCCCCGTTCTGTGTCACCACCCCCGGGCTCTCGATATGCGTCCCGACATACACGCACGCCGGGAGAATAACACCCTTGCCGGTAACCGCGCGAATTCTCTCCGGTATGTCGACCCCGTTGAGGAGGGGCAGGATGCAGGTGCGTTCGCCGATCACTCCGCCCAGGCGCGGGAGTATCTCCGGCAGGCTGTAGCTTTTTACCGAGACGATAAGGATGTCGCATAACGGGAGTTCCTCCGGGGCGTCGGTAGCGATTGCCGGACGGGATACGATTGTCCCGGCGGGCGTTTTCAGCGTCAACCCGTCGCGTTTGATATGCTCGAGATGCTCTCCGCGCGCGACGAAATAGACATTCCTATCCGACGAATTCGCAGCGAGCTTCCCGCCGAAATACCCGCCGACGCCGCCTATTCCGCATACGCACACGTTTTTCATTGATTTCCCCCGGAAAATATAATATGATAATTATATCATAAAACCACGGGAGACGCAATGAGAATCCTTATCACGGGCAGGAACGGTACGGTCGGGAGCGTCCTTTCAAGGCGGCTTGAGGGGATGGGGCATGAAGTGGCCGGATGGGACCGGGCGAAAATACCGGTCGATAACTACCATGCGATGGAGGATTTCGTGCGTTCGGCCTCCCCCGGCGCGGTGTACCATCTGGCGATATTGAGCGAACCGACCGGTGTCGAGAACGAGGGATGGAAGGTCAACTACGAATGGGCGAGCGAACTCGCGTGGATATGCCGGACCGCGGGTATCCGTTTTATTTTCGCGAGCTCCGTAATGGTGTTCTCGAACCGGGCGGCGGGGCCGTTTACGGTGGATTCGATTCCCGACGAGACCGTGGGATACGGCTACGAGAAGCGGATGGCGGAGGAACGGGTCTTCTATCAGTACCCCGGGACGTTGATCGCGCGGCTGGGGTGGCAGATCGGGAATGCGCCGGGCTCGAACAATATGATCGATTTCTTCGATACGAGGATGCGTGAGGACGGCGAAATCCGCGCAAGCCGGCTATGGTACCCGGCGTGCTCGTTCCTCGACGATACAGCGGGTGTTCTCGCGGGGTTGACGGATGCCGCGCCGGGACTCTACCAGGTCGACGCAAATCGCGGGTGGAGTTTCTACGAGATCGCGGAGGAGCTAAACAAACTGCACGGCGGGCGATGGAAGGTGGTGCCGGCGGAGGACTTTGTCTATAATCAGCGGATGATCGACGCGCGGATAAAAATTCCGCCGCTCCGCGAACGGCTGAAGGGACTGAGGGAGATATAGGTTTCAGGGTGAAATTGACAGATGAAGGTAAATAACCTAAAATAATAAACAAAAGCTATGGGGATGTTATGCTTGATGTGAAGCAGATCATTCAATTCCTTCAGGAAAACAGGGAGTTATTATACCGGCAAT contains:
- a CDS encoding 2-dehydropantoate 2-reductase is translated as MKNVCVCGIGGVGGYFGGKLAANSSDRNVYFVARGEHLEHIKRDGLTLKTPAGTIVSRPAIATDAPEELPLCDILIVSVKSYSLPEILPRLGGVIGERTCILPLLNGVDIPERIRAVTGKGVILPACVYVGTHIESPGVVTQNGGDGKILFGPGPGMDGFDPSPITAMFDNAGILCEYHTDPHPPIWMKYIFISAYGMVTAAYGKTLDEVYADTAMRDSVMEIMSEIETIARKRGVNLPHGAAEQSLDKAAKFPPGTKTSFQRDIERGGHNEGDLFGGTIIRMGREMGIPVPAAEKFYTLRP
- a CDS encoding sugar nucleotide-binding protein, translated to MRILITGRNGTVGSVLSRRLEGMGHEVAGWDRAKIPVDNYHAMEDFVRSASPGAVYHLAILSEPTGVENEGWKVNYEWASELAWICRTAGIRFIFASSVMVFSNRAAGPFTVDSIPDETVGYGYEKRMAEERVFYQYPGTLIARLGWQIGNAPGSNNMIDFFDTRMREDGEIRASRLWYPACSFLDDTAGVLAGLTDAAPGLYQVDANRGWSFYEIAEELNKLHGGRWKVVPAEDFVYNQRMIDARIKIPPLRERLKGLREI